In one Nicotiana sylvestris chromosome 8, ASM39365v2, whole genome shotgun sequence genomic region, the following are encoded:
- the LOC104211845 gene encoding 14.7 kDa heat shock protein-like, with amino-acid sequence MALSLRKAAGASTLFKYLSPKSHLTTATPSITRLFSSTTTSDSDSTSKEQSNSPEPIMVKGAPQDIKMENPFQSAGPPNVLEVDNVKDGILVRVAMPGVSEDGIKVWLENNTVYFTGKGEIELETEKSGRKYGGSLEFKTDCCKAEKVEAQIKDGILRMLVKGEMGED; translated from the exons ATGGCTCTAAGCCTGAGAAAAGCAGCCGGAGCCTCTACACTGTTCAAATACCTAAGCCCCAAATCCCATTTAACCACCGCCACACCTTCGATCACACGCCTTTTTTCCTCTACTACCACCTCAGATTCAGATTCCACGAGCAAGGAGCAAAGCAACTCTCCAGAGCCAA TTATGGTAAAGGGTGCTCCGCAAGATATCAAAATGGAGAATCCATTTCAGTCAGCTGGACCTCCGAACGTGCTAGAAGTGGATAATGTGAAGGATGGTATACTTGTGAGAGTAGCAATGCCTGGTGTTAGTGAAGATGGGATTAAGGTGTGGTTAGAGAACAACACAGTTTACTTTACTGGGAAAGGAGAAATTGAGCTGGAAACTGAGAAATCAGGGAGGAAATATGGAGGAAGTCTTGAGTTTAAGACTGATTGTTGTAAAGCTGAGAAGGTTGAAGCACAAATCAAAGATGGTATTCTTAGAATGTTAGTTAAAGGTGAGATGGGAGAAGATTGA
- the LOC104211844 gene encoding uncharacterized protein: protein MGGHGGLNILPQKRWNVYNYENREKVKRDEEAAAKEEQLKQEQSRKRDSEYRLEQLRQARGLSSSSSNHVKKSSSEQKSPEKKPEKSKLAEEKPGKSDSKHINLFEGIRIFDPVKKVEEDEEKNGRNNNKRIKKEQAPRVITAEDEKYRLGYGIVGKGTKLPWYMENKNRDEDEKSDEDNNNDYYKYSRPVKKSSNGGKKTVEELRQERLERERKEKEREKALLMEKSRRDGGFSPLERERKEKERERALLMRRDGGFSRRR, encoded by the coding sequence ATGGGAGGTCATGGAGGTTTGAACATTCTCCCACAGAAACGATGGAACGTATACAACTACGAAAATCGCGAGAAAGTAAAGCGAGACGAGGAAGCCGCAGCTAAAGAGGAACAGCTCAAGCAGGAACAATCTCGCAAGCGCGACTCAGAATATCGCCTCGAGCAGCTCCGTCAAGCGCGTGGCTTATCATCATCGTCGTCGAATCACGTCAAAAAATCGTCGTCAGAACAGAAATCGCCGGAGAAGAAACCGGAAAAATCGAAATTGGCGGAGGAGAAACCGGGAAAATCGGATTCTAAGCACATCAATTTATTCGAAGGGATTCGAATCTTCGATCCAGTTAAAAAAGTAGAAGAAGATGAGGAGAAAAACGGAAGGAATAATAATAAGAGGATTAAGAAAGAGCAAGCGCCTAGGGTTATTACTGCGGAGGATGAGAAGTATAGGTTAGGATATGGAATTGTTGGTAAAGGAACGAAATTACCTTGGTATATGGAGAATAAAAACAGAGACGAGGATGAAAAGAGCGACGAAGATAATAATAATGATTATTATAAATATTCGAGACCTGTGAAGAAGAGTAGTAATGGAGGAAAAAAGACGGTGGAGGAATTGCGACAAGAGCGGTTAGAGAGGGAGAGGAAGGAGAAGGAAAGAGAAAAAGCTTTGTTAATGGAGAAGAGTCGAAGAGATGGAGGATTTTCGCCGTTAGAGAGGGAGAGGAAGGAGAAGGAAAGAGAAAGAGCTTTGTTAATGCGAAGAGATGGAGGATTTTCACGACGAAGATGA
- the LOC104211842 gene encoding uncharacterized protein isoform X1, whose amino-acid sequence MATRSNFYKNPSYAYNKDFNLNSALQNLQAYNVVTGNIPPPVESNSVEEKTVHRKLRRERKSKVHQHKEVEDNDVPLSHLDYIKKRRKEASSSQPYQELTAEVLEPSHSALHLVEYESDASSSSECEKGHNPSSNTDILAVTGSGTGNETDRVKTCSEQRFPLPGEPSCVVCGKYGEYICDETDEDICSMDCKIEHLQNLKLQQGPLSSQVQAASFSGQKCKLEVPESGGDTWDYDRHRWSMKRSAFCTYECWKCQRPGHLPEDCLVTASKNQRLSFGQAGESSDQVEVAQSKSIIPKELLPLYKRCQQIGKSALDANCNTCRRSTTLAMCLDCSNTFCDSAGHLREHITGHPSHRQYYSYKLKRLVKCCKSTCKVRDIKDLLACHYCFDKAFDKFYDMYSATWKAAGLSIICNSICCEDHFEWHRINCLSAGVEDSAYIVQKHPASKNYVLSNFIF is encoded by the exons ATGGCGACGAGGAGCAACTTCTACAAGAATCCTTCCTATGCTTACAACAAAGACTTCAATCTCAATTCTGCTCTTCAAAATCTTCAAG CTTATAATGTTGTTACCGGTAACATTCCTCCTCCGGTCGAGTCGAATTCCGTTGAGGAGAAAACCGTCCACCGGAAACTTCGCCGGGAACGGAAATCTAAGGTGCACCAGCACAAGGAAGTGGAAGATAATGACGTCCCTCTGTCTCACCTGGATTATATTAAAAAAAGGAG GAAGGAGGCTAGTTCAAGTCAGCCTTATCAAGAATTGACTGCAGAAGTGTTG GAACCTTCACATTCAGCATTGCATTTGGTGGAGTATGAGA GTGATGCAAGCTCTTCTTCAGAATGTGAAAAGGGGCACAATCCTTCTTCCAACACTGACATTTTAGCGGTTACGG GTAGTGGAACTGGAAATGAAACAGATAGAGTTAAAACTTGCAGCGAGCAGCGATTTCCTCTTCCAGGAGAACCTTCTTGTGTGGTATGTGGGAAGTATGGGGAGTATATATGTGATGAG ACTGATGAGGACATATGCAGTATGGATTGCAAAATTGAGCACCTGCAAAATCTTAAACTCCAGCAG GGGCCCTTGAGTAGCCAAGTCCAAGCTGCGTCTTTTTCTGGACAAAAGTGCAAACTGGAAGTTCCTGAATCTGGAGGTGACACCTGGGATTATGACCGTCATCGGTGGTCCATGAAGAGATCTGCTTTTTGTACTTATGAGTG TTGGAAATGTCAGAGGCCAGGTCATCTTCCTGAAGATTGTTTGGTCACAGCATCAAAAAATCAACGCCTTTCCTTTGGTCAAGCTGGTGAATCCAGTGATCAG GTGGAAGTGGCTCAAAGTAAATCCATTATACCCAAAGAGCTTCTGCCACTGTATAAAAG GTGCCAGCAAATTGGAAAAAGCGCATTGGACGCTAACTGTAATACCTGCCGCAGGTCAACTACTTTAGCCATGTGTCTTGATTGTAGTAATACCTTTTGTGACAG TGCAGGTCACCTGAGAGAACATATCACTGGACATCCCTCTCACAGACAATATTACTCCTACAAGCTCAAGCGCTTG GTTAAATGCTGCAAATCTACGTGCAAAGTGAGAGACATCAAGGATCTTTTAGCTTGTCACTATTGTTTTGATAAGGCTTTCGACAAATTCTACGACATGTATTCTGCAACTTG GAAAGCAGCTGGACTTTCAATTATCTGCAATTCCATTTGCTGTGAGGATCACTTTGAATG GCACAGGATAAATTGCTTGAGTGCAGGTGTAGAAGACAGTGCCTACATTGTACAGAAACATCCTGCAAGTAAGAACTATGTATTGAGCAACTTCATCTTCTGA
- the LOC104211842 gene encoding uncharacterized protein isoform X3 yields the protein MATRSNFYKNPSYAYNKDFNLNSALQNLQAYNVVTGNIPPPVESNSVEEKTVHRKLRRERKSKVHQHKEVEDNDVPLSHLDYIKKRRKEASSSQPYQELTAEVLEPSHSALHLVEYESDASSSSECEKGHNPSSNTDILAVTGSGTGNETDRVKTCSEQRFPLPGEPSCVVCGKYGEYICDETDEDICSMDCKIEHLQNLKLQQGPLSSQVQAASFSGQKCKLEVPESGGDTWDYDRHRWSMKRSAFCTYECWKCQRPGHLPEDCLVTASKNQRLSFGQAGESSDQVEVAQSKSIIPKELLPLYKRCQQIGKSALDANCNTCRRSTTLAMCLDCSNTFCDRSPERTYHWTSLSQTILLLQAQALG from the exons ATGGCGACGAGGAGCAACTTCTACAAGAATCCTTCCTATGCTTACAACAAAGACTTCAATCTCAATTCTGCTCTTCAAAATCTTCAAG CTTATAATGTTGTTACCGGTAACATTCCTCCTCCGGTCGAGTCGAATTCCGTTGAGGAGAAAACCGTCCACCGGAAACTTCGCCGGGAACGGAAATCTAAGGTGCACCAGCACAAGGAAGTGGAAGATAATGACGTCCCTCTGTCTCACCTGGATTATATTAAAAAAAGGAG GAAGGAGGCTAGTTCAAGTCAGCCTTATCAAGAATTGACTGCAGAAGTGTTG GAACCTTCACATTCAGCATTGCATTTGGTGGAGTATGAGA GTGATGCAAGCTCTTCTTCAGAATGTGAAAAGGGGCACAATCCTTCTTCCAACACTGACATTTTAGCGGTTACGG GTAGTGGAACTGGAAATGAAACAGATAGAGTTAAAACTTGCAGCGAGCAGCGATTTCCTCTTCCAGGAGAACCTTCTTGTGTGGTATGTGGGAAGTATGGGGAGTATATATGTGATGAG ACTGATGAGGACATATGCAGTATGGATTGCAAAATTGAGCACCTGCAAAATCTTAAACTCCAGCAG GGGCCCTTGAGTAGCCAAGTCCAAGCTGCGTCTTTTTCTGGACAAAAGTGCAAACTGGAAGTTCCTGAATCTGGAGGTGACACCTGGGATTATGACCGTCATCGGTGGTCCATGAAGAGATCTGCTTTTTGTACTTATGAGTG TTGGAAATGTCAGAGGCCAGGTCATCTTCCTGAAGATTGTTTGGTCACAGCATCAAAAAATCAACGCCTTTCCTTTGGTCAAGCTGGTGAATCCAGTGATCAG GTGGAAGTGGCTCAAAGTAAATCCATTATACCCAAAGAGCTTCTGCCACTGTATAAAAG GTGCCAGCAAATTGGAAAAAGCGCATTGGACGCTAACTGTAATACCTGCCGCAGGTCAACTACTTTAGCCATGTGTCTTGATTGTAGTAATACCTTTTGTGACAG GTCACCTGAGAGAACATATCACTGGACATCCCTCTCACAGACAATATTACTCCTACAAGCTCAAGCGCTTG GTTAA
- the LOC104211842 gene encoding uncharacterized protein isoform X2, producing MATRSNFYKNPSYAYNKDFNLNSALQNLQAYNVVTGNIPPPVESNSVEEKTVHRKLRRERKSKVHQHKEVEDNDVPLSHLDYIKKRRKEASSSQPYQELTAEVLEPSHSALHLVEYESDASSSSECEKGHNPSSNTDILAVTGSGTGNETDRVKTCSEQRFPLPGEPSCVVCGKYGEYICDETDEDICSMDCKIEHLQNLKLQQGPLSSQVQAASFSGQKCKLEVPESGGDTWDYDRHRWSMKRSAFCTYECWKCQRPGHLPEDCLVTASKNQRLSFGQAGESSDQVEVAQSKSIIPKELLPLYKRCQQIGKSALDANCNTCRRSTTLAMCLDCSNTFCDRSPERTYHWTSLSQTILLLQAQALGKSFTYLSSHKFKLS from the exons ATGGCGACGAGGAGCAACTTCTACAAGAATCCTTCCTATGCTTACAACAAAGACTTCAATCTCAATTCTGCTCTTCAAAATCTTCAAG CTTATAATGTTGTTACCGGTAACATTCCTCCTCCGGTCGAGTCGAATTCCGTTGAGGAGAAAACCGTCCACCGGAAACTTCGCCGGGAACGGAAATCTAAGGTGCACCAGCACAAGGAAGTGGAAGATAATGACGTCCCTCTGTCTCACCTGGATTATATTAAAAAAAGGAG GAAGGAGGCTAGTTCAAGTCAGCCTTATCAAGAATTGACTGCAGAAGTGTTG GAACCTTCACATTCAGCATTGCATTTGGTGGAGTATGAGA GTGATGCAAGCTCTTCTTCAGAATGTGAAAAGGGGCACAATCCTTCTTCCAACACTGACATTTTAGCGGTTACGG GTAGTGGAACTGGAAATGAAACAGATAGAGTTAAAACTTGCAGCGAGCAGCGATTTCCTCTTCCAGGAGAACCTTCTTGTGTGGTATGTGGGAAGTATGGGGAGTATATATGTGATGAG ACTGATGAGGACATATGCAGTATGGATTGCAAAATTGAGCACCTGCAAAATCTTAAACTCCAGCAG GGGCCCTTGAGTAGCCAAGTCCAAGCTGCGTCTTTTTCTGGACAAAAGTGCAAACTGGAAGTTCCTGAATCTGGAGGTGACACCTGGGATTATGACCGTCATCGGTGGTCCATGAAGAGATCTGCTTTTTGTACTTATGAGTG TTGGAAATGTCAGAGGCCAGGTCATCTTCCTGAAGATTGTTTGGTCACAGCATCAAAAAATCAACGCCTTTCCTTTGGTCAAGCTGGTGAATCCAGTGATCAG GTGGAAGTGGCTCAAAGTAAATCCATTATACCCAAAGAGCTTCTGCCACTGTATAAAAG GTGCCAGCAAATTGGAAAAAGCGCATTGGACGCTAACTGTAATACCTGCCGCAGGTCAACTACTTTAGCCATGTGTCTTGATTGTAGTAATACCTTTTGTGACAG GTCACCTGAGAGAACATATCACTGGACATCCCTCTCACAGACAATATTACTCCTACAAGCTCAAGCGCTTGGTAAAAGCTTTACCTATCTTAGTTCCCATAAATTCAAGTTGTCGTAA